The segment GTCTTATAAAACCCGATCATATCAGGCGGCAGCAGAAACACCGCCAGGTAATTGATCTTGCGGTGTCCATAAAATCCCCAACAGAAACATTGCTGTGAGATCAGTAGTACAACAACAACGAATAAGGTCTTCTTCATAAACACTATTACTTGAGTGCTTTCTCTTCCTTCAATATTTCTTCATCGATCTCTTCATCCATCTTTGTAACACCACCGCTGATTGCAAACTTCATCGCTTCTGTACCGGTTAAATGTCCTTCCAATGATTTAATCCTGTTGGCAGGTATAAGATATACATTGCCTGCAATGGAATAACTCATGGGCACATACACAGCAACATAATCTTTCAGACCAAAGTCTTCGGTATCTTCTCTTGTAAGAAAACCCACACGCCACACATCGTTATCATCAATATTCGCCAGCACCGGCCGGTTGAATTTTTTCTTCTCGCCAGCAAATGCTTCAAAGAAATCTTTTACAGTTGTATAAATAAATTTGATGCCGGGCACTTTCTCCAGCCAATGATCGAACAAATTAAAGATGCGGCTTTGAATAAAGAAGGTACTCAGGTAGCCTACCAGGCAAATTGCGCCTATGATAATCAGGAAGCCCAACCCGAAATTGCGGACAATTACTTTTCCTTCATCATCTGTAAAAGTAAAAATGGGGATCAGTTCGTCTATACTGGTCACGATCCAAAACAACGCATAGCCAGTTACCACAATTGGTGCTAACACCAGTAAGCCTTGCAAAAAGTATTGGAATAATCGTTTGTAATTAAAGGTTTTAAACATGTTGTTGCATTTGCCTGTTCAAAAATACATCTTTCGATTGCGGTGCCGCAGTATTAATTTTTTGTGACGAATGGAAAAAAAATATGATGGAAACTTTGGCAACGAATAAAGTTTCCATAGTTTTGCCCCCGAATTGTGAATATGGAGACAAAAGAAAGAATACAAAAAAAGGCACATGAGTTGTTCCTGCGATACGGCATCCGTTCTGTTTCAATGGATGACATTGCCGCACAGCTTGGAATGAGCAAAAAAACCATTTACCAGTTTTTTTCTGAGAAAGATGAACTGGTAAATGCAGTAATGGATGATGAAGTGATGCAAACGCAGCACGATTGTGAATTCTGCAAGAAAAATGCAAAGGATGCAGTGGATGAAATATTTCTGACACTGGAGCAGTTGTACGATCAGTTTTCGCAGTTGAACCCAATGGTTTTATATGATGCTGAAAAATTCCACCCCAAAGCGTTTGAAAAATTCAGGAAGATGAAAGAAGTATACCTGATGGAAGTGGTGGCCCACAATATGCGTAGAGGAATTGCAGAGGAGTTATACCGGGCAGATATAAGTGTTGAAAT is part of the Lacibacter sediminis genome and harbors:
- a CDS encoding TetR/AcrR family transcriptional regulator; the protein is METKERIQKKAHELFLRYGIRSVSMDDIAAQLGMSKKTIYQFFSEKDELVNAVMDDEVMQTQHDCEFCKKNAKDAVDEIFLTLEQLYDQFSQLNPMVLYDAEKFHPKAFEKFRKMKEVYLMEVVAHNMRRGIAEELYRADISVEMMSRYRVETMMVPFAMAATAPSKYNLADVTRETMEHFLYGLATLKGYKLITKYKEEYHKKRNTKP
- a CDS encoding DUF502 domain-containing protein, yielding MFKTFNYKRLFQYFLQGLLVLAPIVVTGYALFWIVTSIDELIPIFTFTDDEGKVIVRNFGLGFLIIIGAICLVGYLSTFFIQSRIFNLFDHWLEKVPGIKFIYTTVKDFFEAFAGEKKKFNRPVLANIDDNDVWRVGFLTREDTEDFGLKDYVAVYVPMSYSIAGNVYLIPANRIKSLEGHLTGTEAMKFAISGGVTKMDEEIDEEILKEEKALK